A window of the Henckelia pumila isolate YLH828 chromosome 3, ASM3356847v2, whole genome shotgun sequence genome harbors these coding sequences:
- the LOC140890355 gene encoding uncharacterized protein: MLIGLRAAKQVGAARIHLYSDSQLVAQQVNGSYEVKSDKLKEYMKAIEEARGLFDEVMFEQIPRESNEKADVLAKMDSSLHNWKNREVVVQVKLTPSTELAPVAPEESDWRKDLLEYMEKGELPKDPKKAYRLKQRSLRFVMVEGVLYKKSFSGPLLKCLGPKEAHYVLKKIHEECCGNHLGSYSLARKVLLAGYFWPTILKGAIDVVTSCDSCQRHSRLQH; encoded by the coding sequence ATGTTAATTGGCCTTCGGGCAGCTAAGCAAGTTGGGGCAGCCCGGATACATCTCTATTCTGATTCGCAATTGGTAGCTCAGCAAGTGAATGGGTCTTACGAGGTGAAAAGTGATAAGTTAAAAGAGTACATGAAGGCAATAGAGGAAGCTCGGGGCCTCTTTGATGAGGTAATGTTTGAGCAGATCCCTAGAGAGAGCAACGAAAAGGCGGATGTTCTGGCCAAGATGGATAGCTCACTTCATAACTGGAAAAACAGAGAGGTAGTAGTACAAGTGAAATTAACACCTTCTACTGAGCTCGCACCAGTAGCTCCGGAAGAGAGTGACTGGAGAAAAGATCTCTTGGAATACATGGAGAAGGGCGAGTTACCAAAGGATCCCAAGAAGGCATATCGGTTGAAACAGAGGAGTCTCCGCTTTGTGATGGTGGAGGGAGTTCTTTATAAGAAGTCATTTTCTGGACCTCTTCTCAAGTGTTTGGGTCCTAAGGAAGCTCATTATGTCTTGAAGAAGATACACGAGGAGTGTTGTGGCAATCACTTGGGATCTTATTCTCTAGCCCGTAAGGTTCTTTTAGCAGGATATTTCTGGCCTACTATTTTGAAAGGTGCCATAGATGTGGTGACTTCTTGTGACAGTTGTCAGCGACATAGCAGACTTCAGCATTAG